A region from the Drosophila mauritiana strain mau12 chromosome 2L, ASM438214v1, whole genome shotgun sequence genome encodes:
- the LOC117146540 gene encoding THO complex subunit 4-B: protein MSDKMEMSLDDIIMMQSKKNKFINTKNGRVQGGSIRKPKSGGGLRGIQRFRNGTAFIQKSKFKQEHALKPPSKPTFVMVCNLDYGVDDDDIMELFNQDGLVEKALVHYDRNGNSLGTAQLSFKFREDAFQIIRQFHGVRLDGRRLKLHLVRNTRNFRRPEIEDLSSQIGSFQTRSMRNGSQRSRSYRKGSFQPRPFKKNKSRAFQPFERI, encoded by the coding sequence ATGTCTGATAAGATGGAAATGAGTCTTGACGACATTATCATGATGCAATCTAAGAAAAACAAGTTTATTAATACCAAAAATGGACGAGTTCAAGGAGGATCGATCAGGAAGCCAAAATCAGGAGGTGGACTAAGAGGAATTCAAAGGTTCCGCAACGGAACTGCATTCATTCAGAAGAGCAAATTCAAACAGGAACACGCTTTGAAGCCGCCAAGCAAACCGACTTTTGTCATGGTTTGCAATTTGGATTACGGCGTGGATGATGACGACATCATGGAGCTGTTCAATCAAGACGGCCTGGTGGAGAAGGCTTTGGTCCACTATGATCGCAATGGTAACTCATTGGGCACCGCTCAATTGTCGTTCAAATTTCGCGAAGATGCCTTCCAGATCATCAGGCAGTTCCACGGAGTCCGTTTGGACGGACGCCGATTGAAATTACATCTCGTACGAAATACACGCAATTTCCGACGTCCTGAGATCGAGGATCTTTCCTCGCAGATTGGTTCTTTCCAGACTCGTTCCATGCGGAATGGCTCTCAGAGGTCTCGTTCTTATCGCAAGGGTTCCTTCCAGCCGCGTCCTTTCAAGAAAAATAAGTCTCGAGCTTTCCAGCCTTTTGAGCGAATTTGA